The following proteins are co-located in the Echinicola sp. 20G genome:
- a CDS encoding anthranilate synthase component I family protein: MIDNSAKKYPLSTEWTEKSIAYVCEHFRFVSYHNPNGIPYPNGGFDHVLFAGNHEINWNQLTKTSGPKAGIFSYDLKNKFERLHSQNQALASCPESLFFTPELTIRFFEDYVIIEHETPNKIHDKITYHSLNRKLFQIGSIHIRTSKEKYINNVKKIQKHIREGDIYELNYCISFNADFEELDPVRLFQDLRGKSPMPFSSFFKANQLYLVGASPERFIQRRKDKIIAQPIKGTIKRGKTSEEDKTLQNMLRHSEKEKAENLMIVDLMRNDLSRVSVTGSIKVDELFGIYPFKQVSQMISTVSSTLKSGITFEEIIAATFPMGSMTGAPKIKCMELIEKYEDFKRGWFSGTVGYINENGDFDFSVIIRSIIIDTKQKHLYFAAGSAITYDANPEYEYEECLLKAKAIFEVLEQSNP, from the coding sequence ATGATTGATAACAGTGCCAAGAAATACCCTCTATCTACTGAATGGACTGAAAAGTCAATTGCCTATGTTTGCGAACATTTCAGATTTGTTTCCTATCACAACCCAAACGGCATCCCATATCCTAATGGAGGTTTTGATCATGTTCTCTTTGCCGGAAATCATGAGATCAACTGGAATCAATTGACCAAAACTTCCGGACCAAAAGCAGGGATTTTCAGTTATGATCTGAAAAATAAGTTTGAAAGACTGCACAGCCAAAATCAAGCCCTTGCCAGTTGCCCTGAGAGTTTATTTTTCACCCCTGAACTTACCATTAGATTTTTTGAAGATTATGTTATCATTGAACATGAAACACCCAATAAAATCCATGACAAAATCACTTATCATAGCCTTAATAGAAAACTATTTCAAATAGGATCTATCCATATAAGGACTTCAAAGGAGAAATACATCAACAACGTAAAAAAAATCCAAAAGCACATCAGGGAAGGAGACATTTACGAGTTGAATTATTGCATCTCTTTTAATGCCGATTTTGAGGAGCTAGACCCAGTCCGTTTATTTCAAGATCTTAGGGGTAAATCCCCCATGCCTTTTAGCAGTTTTTTTAAGGCTAACCAACTTTATCTGGTTGGAGCTTCACCAGAGCGATTTATTCAAAGAAGAAAAGATAAAATCATCGCTCAGCCCATTAAAGGAACTATAAAAAGAGGAAAGACTTCAGAGGAGGATAAAACACTTCAAAACATGCTCAGGCACAGCGAAAAAGAAAAAGCTGAAAACTTGATGATTGTAGACCTCATGAGAAACGATCTCTCCAGAGTATCTGTTACTGGCTCCATTAAGGTAGACGAACTGTTTGGTATTTATCCTTTTAAACAGGTTTCGCAAATGATCTCAACTGTATCCTCTACCCTCAAATCTGGGATTACTTTTGAAGAAATCATTGCAGCCACTTTCCCGATGGGTAGCATGACAGGAGCTCCCAAAATAAAATGCATGGAACTCATAGAGAAATACGAAGACTTTAAGCGTGGTTGGTTCTCAGGAACGGTTGGTTATATAAATGAAAATGGGGATTTTGACTTCAGTGTTATCATAAGAAGTATCATCATAGATACCAAGCAAAAACACCTCTATTTTGCCGCCGGAAGCGCCATTACCTATGACGCAAATCCAGAATATGAATACGAAGAATGTCTTCTTAAGGCAAAAGCTATTTTTGAAGTTTTGGAACAATCAAACCCTTAA
- a CDS encoding NAD-dependent epimerase has protein sequence MKFLVTGSAGFIGHGLSRKLLEEGHKVVGIDSINDYYDIGLKFGRLANLGIVREDVKDHEIATSTIYEDLSFMKTKLEDTEVMMQLFENEKFDVVVNLAAQAGVRYSIENPRAYVDANIVGFLNVLEACRHHKVKHLVYASSSSVYGANTKMPFSTSDNVDHPVSLYAASKKSNELMAHTYSHLYGVPTTGLRFFTVYGPWGRPDMALFLFTDAILKGKPLKVFNHGKMKRDFTYVEDIVEGVYRTSLLPPKKEEKEKGATFSKAPYKIYNIGNSKSENLMDFIHAIEKATNRKAVLEMLPMQPGDVPATYADVTDLCADTGYKPNTPIQKGVDEFVSWYLDYYKE, from the coding sequence ATGAAATTTTTGGTGACTGGATCAGCTGGTTTTATTGGTCATGGATTATCTAGAAAACTTTTAGAGGAGGGACATAAGGTTGTTGGTATAGATAGTATTAATGATTACTACGATATAGGACTTAAGTTTGGAAGACTTGCAAATCTAGGAATTGTTAGAGAAGATGTTAAGGATCATGAAATAGCTACTTCCACTATTTATGAGGACTTATCATTTATGAAAACCAAATTGGAAGATACAGAGGTGATGATGCAACTTTTTGAAAATGAGAAGTTCGATGTCGTTGTCAATTTGGCGGCTCAAGCAGGAGTGCGGTATTCTATTGAAAATCCAAGGGCTTATGTGGACGCTAATATTGTAGGTTTTTTGAATGTTTTGGAAGCATGCCGACATCATAAAGTCAAACATTTGGTTTACGCATCGTCTAGCTCAGTTTACGGAGCTAATACAAAAATGCCATTTTCCACTTCGGATAACGTAGACCACCCAGTTAGCTTATATGCAGCATCCAAGAAATCCAATGAATTGATGGCACATACTTATAGTCATTTGTATGGGGTTCCTACCACTGGACTGAGGTTTTTTACGGTATATGGCCCTTGGGGAAGACCTGATATGGCATTGTTTCTTTTTACTGATGCAATTTTGAAAGGAAAGCCTTTAAAAGTTTTTAACCATGGGAAAATGAAGCGTGATTTTACCTATGTAGAAGATATTGTGGAAGGGGTTTATAGGACTTCTCTGCTTCCACCTAAAAAAGAAGAAAAGGAGAAAGGTGCGACTTTTTCCAAAGCGCCATATAAGATTTATAATATAGGTAATTCCAAGTCAGAGAATTTAATGGATTTTATCCATGCTATTGAAAAAGCTACTAATAGAAAGGCAGTTTTGGAAATGTTGCCTATGCAACCTGGGGATGTTCCCGCTACTTATGCAGATGTGACAGACCTTTGTGCGGATACAGGTTATAAGCCCAATACTCCAATTCAAAAAGGAGTGGATGAATTTGTTTCTTGGTATCTGGACTATTATAAAGAATAG
- a CDS encoding cytochrome d ubiquinol oxidase subunit II gives MLYVVIAFLYLSLLFYLLFGGADFGAGIIELFAGGSQKERTRLLTYQAIGPIWEANHMWLIIAIVILFVGFPEIYTTVSVFLHIPLSLLLIGIIARGTAFIFRHYDAVKDHFQKVYNLIFVYSSFMTPFFLGILAGTVISGRIDTEAPDFLSAYILPWTGLFPLSIGIFTVIICGFLAAVYLIGEATTDEDRNLFRKKAFRMNILTVTMGAVVFLIGELEGIQLFKQLSQHPVGFTALALATASLPITWYLLKKQKVYWPRILVGFQITMILLTLFASQHPDFIIMKGMTLTLEEMAAGEATIFSLGMALLIGSIFILPALFYLIYSFQKRPITVSKAKF, from the coding sequence ATGCTCTACGTTGTTATTGCATTCTTATACTTATCGCTATTATTTTACCTTCTTTTTGGAGGAGCTGATTTTGGTGCAGGGATTATTGAGTTATTTGCAGGAGGTTCACAAAAGGAGCGAACCCGATTACTTACGTATCAGGCAATAGGCCCAATCTGGGAAGCCAATCATATGTGGCTGATCATTGCCATTGTAATCCTTTTTGTAGGCTTTCCGGAAATTTACACTACCGTGTCTGTATTCTTGCATATTCCTTTATCCTTATTGCTGATTGGAATTATTGCTAGGGGTACAGCTTTTATATTCAGACATTATGATGCAGTAAAAGATCATTTCCAGAAGGTGTACAATCTTATCTTTGTCTACTCTTCTTTTATGACACCTTTTTTTCTTGGCATCTTGGCCGGCACAGTAATTTCAGGAAGAATTGACACGGAAGCACCAGACTTTCTATCCGCATATATCTTACCTTGGACAGGACTATTCCCTCTAAGTATTGGGATTTTCACCGTTATCATATGTGGTTTTCTAGCAGCTGTTTATCTGATAGGAGAAGCTACAACAGATGAAGACAGAAACCTCTTTAGAAAGAAAGCTTTTCGCATGAACATCCTTACCGTCACAATGGGCGCTGTGGTCTTTTTGATAGGTGAGCTTGAAGGAATTCAGCTGTTCAAACAATTGTCGCAACATCCTGTTGGCTTTACAGCTTTGGCATTGGCTACTGCATCACTTCCTATTACATGGTATTTGTTGAAAAAGCAAAAAGTATATTGGCCTAGAATTTTGGTTGGTTTTCAGATTACCATGATCTTATTAACACTTTTTGCTAGCCAACATCCAGACTTTATCATCATGAAAGGAATGACTTTGACATTGGAAGAAATGGCAGCTGGTGAGGCAACTATTTTCAGCTTAGGCATGGCATTGCTCATTGGAAGCATTTTCATTTTACCTGCCTTGTTCTATTTGATCTATAGTTTCCAAAAACGCCCAATAACAGTGTCAAAAGCTAAATTTTAA
- a CDS encoding gamma carbonic anhydrase family protein yields MALIKEINGKCPQVGKDCWLADNATVVGDVIMGEECTVWFNAVVRGDVHEIRIGSRTNIQDGAIIHCTYQKAGTYIGDNVSIAHNAIVHGCTVHDNVLIGMNAVVMDNAVVHSGAVIAAGAIVLAGTIVEENSIYAGIPAKKVKDTGDEMLEVIKRTAKNYPMYSKWYQ; encoded by the coding sequence ATGGCTTTGATAAAGGAAATAAATGGGAAATGTCCCCAGGTGGGTAAAGATTGTTGGTTGGCGGATAATGCTACTGTGGTGGGAGATGTAATTATGGGAGAGGAATGCACTGTTTGGTTCAATGCGGTAGTTCGGGGGGATGTTCATGAAATTAGGATAGGTAGCCGTACCAATATCCAAGATGGAGCCATCATCCATTGTACCTACCAAAAAGCGGGGACCTATATTGGAGATAATGTTTCTATAGCCCACAATGCCATTGTGCATGGTTGTACCGTCCATGATAATGTTTTGATTGGAATGAATGCTGTAGTAATGGACAATGCGGTGGTTCACAGTGGTGCCGTGATCGCAGCAGGTGCCATAGTTTTGGCAGGTACCATTGTTGAAGAGAATAGTATTTATGCAGGCATTCCGGCAAAAAAGGTGAAAGATACGGGAGATGAAATGCTTGAAGTGATCAAAAGAACTGCAAAGAATTACCCGATGTATTCCAAATGGTATCAATAG
- a CDS encoding polysaccharide biosynthesis/export family protein, with amino-acid sequence MKHLLSVLVIALFSISCVSNKRLNYLQNLPGNEPIDLNEFIPYADVEYEYILQPFDVVDIDFASSDEELTKVFEYQGSRNARGGNGGASGGGDIFYFTGYSIDKDGMVRIPKLGLIKIAGLTEEDARKKVESEINEYFKEEVFVRLRTGGIRFTTLGEFSNSGTKTILKNRATIFDALAMAGESNILAKKNELYLIRQYDGGVKIHQINLNDRALLASPYYFIQPNDILYLQPMSIRQVGDANNITSTLTLVVGILSSVLFIVAITQD; translated from the coding sequence ATGAAACACCTTTTGTCTGTTTTGGTTATAGCGCTTTTCTCCATCTCATGCGTTAGTAACAAAAGATTAAATTATCTTCAGAATTTACCGGGAAATGAGCCAATTGATTTGAATGAGTTTATCCCTTATGCTGATGTAGAATATGAATATATTTTGCAACCGTTTGATGTGGTTGATATTGACTTTGCTTCTTCAGATGAAGAGCTTACCAAAGTTTTCGAATATCAAGGATCGAGAAATGCCAGAGGAGGAAACGGAGGGGCTTCGGGAGGAGGTGATATATTTTATTTTACTGGGTATTCCATCGATAAAGATGGAATGGTTAGAATCCCAAAGTTAGGATTGATTAAAATAGCAGGGTTGACAGAAGAGGATGCGAGAAAGAAAGTTGAGTCAGAAATCAATGAATATTTTAAGGAGGAGGTTTTTGTGAGGTTGAGAACAGGGGGGATAAGGTTTACTACCTTAGGGGAGTTTTCCAATTCAGGGACCAAGACCATATTGAAAAACAGGGCCACTATTTTCGATGCATTGGCAATGGCGGGAGAGAGCAATATATTGGCGAAGAAAAATGAATTGTACTTGATCAGGCAATATGATGGTGGGGTCAAAATTCATCAGATCAATCTTAACGATAGGGCTTTGCTGGCATCTCCTTATTATTTTATCCAACCGAATGATATACTTTATCTCCAACCTATGTCTATCAGACAGGTAGGGGATGCAAACAATATTACCTCTACCTTGACATTAGTGGTAGGGATACTTTCTTCAGTTCTGTTCATAGTGGCCATTACTCAAGACTAG
- a CDS encoding PorP/SprF family type IX secretion system membrane protein, with the protein MKKIFILLIIILPLSLIRVSAQSRKYISHFSSFQSYFNPSLVGLEGSSAKSVVRNQWNGIQGAPKTVFGSVEGDFSQINGVDSVGSVGKSAIGLAVMYDKHGPFTETELLLNYTSRIQLSEKHHLGLGAGIKYMNTELDGNALTPEQSDDPSLAKYMGGFAEMKYFDFNVGLSLIHKNYYIGYSLQNVASGKISSGDDFYAKRPPIYNLQAGFRGTVSENVGLVGNVLYRLQEDLPYNAEFNFKALFMDKVWLGVGHRVDYSTSLQTGFVMDRFKVGYIYEVSTRSQAKMYGSTHEFMASIRLFNKTDKGIFGMW; encoded by the coding sequence ATGAAAAAGATATTTATATTATTGATCATCATTCTACCCTTGAGTTTGATCAGAGTATCTGCACAGAGTAGAAAATATATCAGCCACTTTAGTTCTTTTCAGAGTTATTTCAACCCGAGTTTGGTGGGTTTGGAGGGAAGTAGTGCCAAAAGTGTGGTGCGGAACCAATGGAATGGGATTCAAGGTGCCCCGAAAACTGTTTTTGGAAGTGTGGAAGGAGACTTTTCTCAAATAAATGGAGTGGATAGTGTAGGTTCTGTTGGTAAAAGTGCCATAGGGCTGGCTGTTATGTATGATAAACATGGTCCATTTACAGAAACAGAATTATTACTTAATTATACTTCTAGAATTCAGCTTTCGGAAAAGCACCATCTTGGTTTGGGAGCGGGTATAAAGTATATGAATACAGAACTAGATGGCAATGCTTTGACACCAGAGCAATCAGATGATCCATCTCTGGCAAAGTATATGGGAGGGTTTGCTGAAATGAAGTATTTTGATTTTAATGTAGGGTTATCATTAATCCATAAAAATTATTACATAGGATACTCCCTGCAAAATGTGGCTTCAGGTAAAATTTCAAGTGGAGATGATTTCTATGCCAAAAGGCCTCCAATTTATAACCTTCAGGCAGGGTTCAGAGGAACGGTAAGCGAAAATGTAGGTTTGGTCGGAAATGTTCTATACAGGCTTCAAGAAGATTTGCCTTACAATGCTGAATTTAATTTTAAGGCATTGTTTATGGATAAGGTTTGGTTGGGTGTTGGACACAGGGTTGACTATTCTACAAGTTTACAAACTGGCTTTGTAATGGATAGATTCAAAGTTGGATATATTTATGAAGTTTCTACTAGAAGTCAAGCCAAGATGTACGGCAGTACGCACGAGTTTATGGCATCCATTAGGTTATTTAATAAGACTGATAAAGGTATTTTTGGAATGTGGTAA
- the rfbB gene encoding dTDP-glucose 4,6-dehydratase yields the protein MKKSILITGGAGFIGSHVVKLFVSKYPEYTVVNMDCLTYAGNLENLKEVEDSDNYFFEKVDLLDENGIEKVFTKHNITDVIHLAAESHVDRSISDPLAFVKTNVIGTVNLLNVAKEHWKSEKDHLFYHVSTDEVYGSLDDGGFFTETTSYDPQSPYSASKASSDHFVRAYANTYGMRTVISNCSNNYGPNQFPEKLIPLCIHNIKNNKPLPVYGKGENIRDWLYVVDHAAAIDVVFHQGKQGETYNIGGWNEWKNIDIVQLLCEIMDRKLGRETGESEQLITFVKDRAGHDLRYAIDATKLEKELGWKPSLQFEEGIEKTVDWYLENQEWLQHVTSGDYQEYYKNHYKN from the coding sequence ATGAAAAAATCAATTTTAATTACAGGTGGAGCAGGTTTCATTGGTAGTCACGTCGTAAAATTATTTGTTTCTAAGTATCCTGAATATACGGTGGTTAACATGGATTGCCTGACCTATGCTGGTAATCTTGAAAACCTTAAAGAAGTAGAAGATTCAGATAATTATTTTTTTGAGAAAGTGGATCTTCTCGATGAGAACGGAATAGAGAAAGTTTTTACCAAGCATAATATCACAGATGTCATTCATTTGGCAGCTGAATCTCATGTGGACAGGTCTATATCAGATCCATTGGCTTTTGTTAAGACCAATGTGATAGGAACGGTTAACCTATTGAATGTGGCTAAAGAACATTGGAAGTCTGAAAAAGACCATTTGTTTTATCATGTATCTACAGATGAGGTGTATGGTTCCCTTGATGATGGTGGATTCTTTACCGAAACTACATCGTATGACCCACAATCGCCTTATTCTGCTTCTAAAGCTTCTTCCGATCACTTCGTGAGGGCATATGCCAATACCTATGGAATGAGGACGGTAATCAGTAATTGTTCTAATAACTATGGTCCGAATCAGTTTCCAGAGAAACTCATCCCATTGTGCATCCATAACATTAAAAATAATAAGCCACTTCCAGTTTATGGAAAAGGAGAAAACATACGTGATTGGTTGTATGTAGTGGATCATGCAGCAGCCATTGATGTTGTGTTTCACCAGGGTAAGCAAGGAGAAACCTATAATATTGGTGGATGGAATGAATGGAAAAATATTGATATAGTCCAGTTGCTTTGTGAAATCATGGATCGGAAATTGGGTAGGGAGACAGGAGAGTCTGAGCAGTTGATCACATTTGTAAAAGATCGAGCAGGCCACGACCTAAGATATGCCATCGATGCGACTAAGTTGGAAAAAGAATTGGGCTGGAAACCCTCTTTACAGTTTGAGGAAGGTATAGAAAAAACGGTAGATTGGTACCTTGAAAATCAAGAATGGTTACAACATGTAACCTCTGGAGATTATCAAGAATACTATAAAAATCATTACAAAAACTAG
- a CDS encoding tyrosine-protein kinase — protein MIDQQDILKFEEESKPIDIKYYLIKYSRYWPIYIISVLMALTVAFLYHRYTVERYEVRGSILIKRNASPEVRILDRSNIFSEMNNMENDILIFTSKNLAAEALKNLHFDVSYFASTNIKEVELYDKSPIKVNVDWDHLQLENGLIQLTLVEEDEFVLSREEKSIANYFSAKANGPVDENIIEKRYTFGEVIESPNSKFSIEKVKGMRVGDKLSFVIHNPSALIDHYADAVSVRPQNNYGSVLQVTLVSTVVEKGRDYVNALMDAYIQYDLREKNLISENTLEFIDEQMFVVEDSLRSAERRMLNFKVENKLLDLESEFGGVLGKIHVLEGHIQELEFELGYYNSLKSYLENRSEDYGEILAPSMMGISDGLLNSMTQSLITISMERRKLLSTVNENHPDIEKLNDQIERLKENIFENIKNLVANTEEKKREAELKLAEFDREFAKLPQAESNYTNIYREYKLRENLYNYLLEKRAEAGIAKASNVPDNSVVDYARKGNLIYPKKSQNYGMALGLGLFIPLGILLLYHYLNNRIMDQVQLKNAIRIPLLGTIGYSERGTNMLVAEYPKAIVSESFRSIRSALFYIASERKCKRILVTSSVSGEGKTFVSLNIASAMSLSGKKTCVVGMDLRKPRIAQYVGISNKKGLSSYLVDKATKEEIVHQTKYENLYFVPSGPIPPNPAELLLKNKLEHFINELEKEFDVIVMDTPPLALVSETMDLLRFSDVNLYIVRQDYTQKKYLLMINDLYENDQVKDFYCVFNGLKAGGDVYDFGGYNYGYGYNYSYIRKNKYTGNYYEEDAHPKSEAWLSRLISKLKG, from the coding sequence ATGATAGACCAACAAGATATATTGAAGTTTGAGGAAGAGTCGAAGCCTATTGATATCAAGTATTACCTCATCAAATACTCTAGGTATTGGCCGATTTATATCATTAGTGTTTTGATGGCACTTACGGTGGCTTTTTTGTACCATCGTTATACTGTGGAGAGGTATGAGGTTCGAGGAAGTATTTTGATTAAAAGAAATGCTTCTCCTGAGGTTAGAATATTGGACCGGTCCAATATTTTTTCTGAAATGAACAATATGGAGAACGATATTTTAATTTTTACCTCTAAAAATCTTGCCGCTGAAGCTTTGAAGAATTTACACTTCGATGTGAGTTATTTTGCTTCAACCAATATCAAGGAGGTTGAGCTGTACGACAAATCACCAATTAAGGTAAATGTAGATTGGGATCATTTACAGCTTGAAAATGGATTAATTCAGCTCACGTTGGTTGAGGAAGATGAGTTTGTCTTAAGCAGAGAGGAGAAAAGCATCGCTAATTATTTTTCAGCTAAAGCCAATGGTCCTGTAGATGAAAATATTATTGAGAAGAGATATACATTTGGTGAAGTCATTGAGTCTCCCAATTCGAAATTTTCTATAGAAAAGGTAAAGGGCATGAGAGTTGGTGATAAGCTTTCTTTTGTCATACATAATCCTTCGGCCCTGATTGACCATTATGCCGATGCCGTATCGGTAAGGCCTCAAAATAATTATGGATCTGTGCTTCAGGTGACTTTGGTTTCTACTGTGGTAGAGAAAGGAAGAGATTATGTGAATGCCTTAATGGATGCCTATATTCAATATGATTTGAGGGAAAAGAACTTGATATCTGAGAATACCTTGGAGTTTATTGATGAGCAGATGTTTGTTGTGGAAGACTCCTTGCGGTCTGCAGAGAGAAGGATGCTCAACTTCAAAGTAGAAAATAAGCTGCTCGATTTGGAATCCGAATTTGGTGGTGTTTTAGGTAAGATCCATGTTTTGGAAGGCCATATTCAAGAATTGGAGTTTGAGTTGGGTTATTATAATTCCCTGAAATCATATCTTGAAAACAGATCAGAGGATTACGGTGAGATTTTGGCTCCATCTATGATGGGTATTTCTGATGGCTTGTTGAACAGCATGACCCAAAGCCTAATTACCATTTCAATGGAAAGGAGGAAATTGCTTTCGACTGTGAACGAGAACCATCCCGACATAGAAAAACTTAATGATCAAATTGAAAGATTGAAAGAAAATATTTTTGAGAATATCAAAAACCTTGTGGCCAATACAGAGGAGAAGAAGCGGGAGGCAGAATTGAAATTGGCTGAATTTGATAGAGAGTTTGCCAAATTACCACAAGCAGAATCAAATTATACAAATATCTATAGGGAATATAAGTTAAGAGAAAATTTATATAATTATTTGCTTGAGAAGCGCGCCGAGGCGGGAATAGCCAAGGCATCCAATGTACCAGACAACAGTGTGGTGGATTACGCTAGAAAAGGGAATCTGATCTATCCGAAAAAATCACAGAATTATGGGATGGCACTGGGTTTAGGGCTTTTCATTCCCCTGGGAATTTTATTGCTCTACCATTATTTAAATAATAGAATAATGGATCAGGTGCAATTGAAAAATGCTATCAGAATCCCACTTTTGGGCACTATAGGATATAGTGAGAGGGGAACCAACATGCTGGTGGCTGAATATCCAAAAGCTATTGTTTCAGAATCATTTCGATCAATCAGGTCGGCTTTGTTCTACATTGCCAGCGAAAGAAAATGTAAGCGGATTTTGGTTACTTCCAGTGTTTCGGGGGAGGGAAAGACATTTGTGAGTTTAAATATCGCTTCGGCCATGTCATTGAGTGGCAAAAAGACATGTGTCGTAGGAATGGATCTTAGAAAACCAAGGATAGCTCAATATGTAGGGATAAGTAATAAAAAAGGTCTGTCTTCTTATTTAGTGGATAAGGCAACCAAAGAGGAGATTGTTCATCAAACCAAGTATGAAAATCTATATTTTGTCCCTTCTGGGCCAATACCTCCCAACCCTGCTGAACTACTTTTGAAAAATAAACTTGAACATTTCATCAATGAGCTCGAAAAGGAATTTGATGTGATTGTTATGGATACACCTCCTTTGGCATTGGTGTCTGAGACGATGGACTTATTAAGGTTTTCAGATGTAAATCTTTACATTGTTCGTCAAGATTATACGCAGAAGAAATACCTTTTGATGATAAATGACCTGTATGAAAATGATCAAGTTAAAGACTTTTACTGTGTATTTAATGGATTGAAAGCTGGTGGTGATGTGTATGACTTTGGTGGGTACAATTATGGTTATGGCTACAATTATTCCTATATCAGAAAAAACAAATACACCGGTAATTACTATGAGGAAGACGCCCATCCAAAATCAGAGGCTTGGTTAAGTCGTCTGATAAGTAAGCTAAAGGGGTGA
- a CDS encoding YceI family protein — MKLFKTTGILLASALLAVACGQKSETVETTEAQDVAEATGKTVSVNTSESAVSWTGFKPAGKHFGTIPVTGGEISIEGEAITSGTFTFDITGLKIDDIEEGSESYGKLQGHLHSADFFDVANYPSATFEVTAVEPFTAGSTIEDKEEFETEFTPNTLSEQMVENPTHWISGNLTMRGTTKNIKFPAAVSIQDGAISAKAGFNIDRTDWGLSYNDESSAVDKAKDKFIYNTVNVGFEIKAN, encoded by the coding sequence ATGAAACTATTTAAAACAACCGGCATATTACTTGCTAGTGCCCTATTGGCTGTTGCATGCGGCCAAAAAAGCGAAACAGTAGAAACCACAGAAGCTCAAGATGTAGCCGAAGCCACTGGCAAAACAGTCAGTGTCAACACCTCAGAAAGTGCAGTATCATGGACAGGTTTTAAACCCGCTGGAAAACATTTTGGAACCATCCCGGTAACTGGTGGTGAAATCAGCATTGAAGGAGAAGCCATTACTAGCGGTACTTTTACCTTTGATATTACCGGCCTCAAAATAGATGATATAGAGGAAGGAAGTGAAAGCTATGGTAAGCTTCAAGGTCACCTTCACTCTGCTGACTTTTTTGATGTAGCAAACTACCCAAGCGCCACCTTTGAGGTTACAGCTGTAGAGCCTTTCACAGCAGGCAGTACCATCGAAGACAAAGAAGAGTTTGAAACAGAATTTACGCCAAACACCCTAAGCGAGCAAATGGTTGAGAATCCTACTCATTGGATCAGCGGAAACCTAACCATGAGAGGCACCACAAAAAACATTAAATTCCCTGCAGCTGTTTCTATACAAGATGGAGCTATATCTGCAAAAGCAGGCTTTAACATTGACAGAACTGACTGGGGTTTGTCCTACAATGATGAAAGCTCTGCTGTAGATAAGGCAAAAGATAAGTTCATCTACAATACTGTAAACGTTGGTTTTGAAATCAAGGCTAACTAA